The sequence TCACATTAGCGCCTCCGGACTCTCCCTGGGATCCCGAGATGTGAACCTCGATTCCGTTCTCGGTCTCGAAGTCGCTGTTGTGGTTTCCGAACTCGTCCGGGGTGTGTTGTTCGTTCTTGAGGATGGTGGCCAACCTCGGGTTGTTGAAGGGCACCTTGTCTGCCACGATTGAGGCCACGAGGAGGGCGGCTACGAacttgagagagacagagagatgggTGAGACTCAGATGAAAGGGGTCGAATGGGGGAAGGAATATCAAGCGTTGAAATGTTTCAGTTGAATGTTTTTACTTACAATTTAATGTGTAGAAATAACAAGTAAATAATCaattaaatacaattaaatttGATTAATAATGAATTGCCGACAAATTTTTCTGATAGCATGAATACAAAACCTATGTCCTATTTCTGTAAAATTCAATATCACAAACAATACTCGTCGATATAAATTAAATAGTGATTGGAATGAAAAAGAACACAGTGAACTGAAAACTGTCTGGAAGTATCAAGCACTCACCAGCTTCATGTTTCCGGTAGGATTTGCAGGATTGCTCTGATGCCCTGTGGTCACGAGAGTCCCATTATATACCCCCAGCATCCTTTTTGGCCCCTCCCACTTTTTATCTCTCTGGCAGACAGTCTCCTCTGAGCGACTTGTCCTCAAGGTAATTTAGGGAAATGAAGTGGTGGTGGGGGGTGGGCCGTATTGATGGAGGTGCATTTTGTAAGGGGACATGAGTAAGGAAACTTATAGTTTTGTGGTGTTGGAGGAAATGGTGAAGGGGAAAACGAGGGGGAGTTGGAGATGAATGATGCTGTATAAGGGGGAAAACCAGTAGATGAAAAATTCAAGATGATGGATTAACCAGATTTCCTTAGGGAAATTAGGTTGAGAAATGGGGAGCCAGAAGGAAAATGGATTAATTGGTAAATAATAACTGAGAAATTGTGTAGGTAAATAGATTAGGGAATTGGTAAACTTTGTATAATACGAAGATGAAAAAATGAAGAGATTATATTGATAGTAAATGGAAATGAGAAAGATGAAATGATTTTATTATAAGACGATAAGGATAAAGCCATGGAGGAAGACTTGGGGAATGAAAAAGGGGAATTAAATCttgtgaaataaaaaaaggagaatgtTAACAAGATGGTCCTCCTGAGACGGAGGAACGTTTGAAACCCCAACCATTCATTGAGTTTCCAATTCCTCTCTCCTGTCTTTGCTGGCGATGACGTAGTTAGGAACCACTGAAGTGCCAGTGCCATCAGCCTctcaatgataaaataacaaaaatattaactaGAAGGTCGAAGGTCTTTCCTATGTGACCAAATTCAAACAtacaaaagagaggtcaaagttaCCGACACAAATAAAActcgtttgtttacttttttgttgcCTCTGGAATTTGAGGTCAGCCAAAGGACCACCCCTTACCAGTTCCCAAACCCCCTCCCCCACACCTTTCAACCCCCTCCTgttcaaggtcacgatcaaggcAGGTGGGTCGTTCTTGTTTGGAATTCGGTTTTTCTCAGATGTGGGTGATTTTAATAGTTTTTGAAGACTGACGGACCGTCTGgaatttttaatgagagagagagagagagagagagagagagagagagagagagagagagagagagagagagagagagagagagagagagagaggtctgtacCCCTCCTTTTACATTTTTTggtttatgtatagtatatgtgaTAGTGTTAGGTAAGTATAGATATTTTTTACGAACCTACAAGGCTGCTATACGCTGTTGGAAATCATAAAAGATAAGGGGGAAATACAGTTGAGGGTATGACACTTTAATGCCGACGtcgtttctctattattattattattattattagctaacctacagtactagtcggaaaagcaggttgctataagcccaagggctccaacggggaaaatagctcagggagtaaaggaaataaggaaattaactttgagagaaataatgaacataagatatattaagaacattaaacacattaaaacagatcttccagtTATAGACtacagaaactttaaaaaaaacaagaggaagagtaataagataccaaagtgtgcctgattgtacactcaagcaagagaactccaccctaagacagtggtacagaggcaatggcactacccaagactagagaacgatggtttgattttggtgtgtcctccaagaagagctgcttaccatacctaaagagtcttttctaccctttccaagaggaaagtagccactgaacaactatagtgcagtacttaacccttgggtgaagaagaattgtttggtagtctaagtgttgtcaggggtatgaggtcagaggagaatattcACAGGATGCGACCTTTTGGAAAAGTGATGGAAATCTATTAGACTGAGTTCAAGACCCACTGAAGCTtgctcgatagtctcttgtagtgtcaccaccctcaccatccttgtgagctaaggataggggctttGGGAGGTGTGGAagtttatctgctgaatcatcagaagccattacctggccatccttggtcctagcttgggatggAGAAGGGGCCTTCCTTTTTGATCACATGCATAAAAGGTCAGGACATTGTCTTGTCCCCGTCCTCTGCCAATTATATGGTCTAAAAGGAGTGATTACTTgctatatttatatgaaatcaaaATGTGTTGATTGAAAAGGGTTTGATACATTAGCCAATTGGTCAATGCTCCTGACAAGGTCATTCTTACTTGAGTTAGGTGACCTTAAACCATTTTGATTGTCCTCATATTTGCTCAACTTCTCGAAGGTGAAAAAAGTCCCCAGACAGTTTCATAGATGTTAAAACTCTCTGTACCTTGAGAACATCTCCATGATGTTTTGAGCATCTCAGAGGAAACAGTAACCTTCTACGATGCAACGCCAACATTTTGTCCCCTTCCAGGTCCTAATAGTCACCGGAAATGAGTCACCGGAAATGATTGTATCATTCCCGTTGATTGATACGATTTATGATAGAGTCTCTTTTTAGCTGTGTCTGTATCTAGTTGTTTTTTGTTTCATGTCAGTATTTACAGGTTactcatgtatactgtatacttgAAACAGGACAACTGTCCTCACGATTTTATTCATATACATTGGATATATTTCTGTATGAGATTCTTAGTACTTCGTACTACTAACTGTGGTCGACTAACTGTCAGGTACGGAATTTAGCACCGGAgagcaatggatatatatatatatatatatatatatatatatatatatatatatatatatatatatatatatatatatatatatttataaatttataagctACAAATACCTTGTAATACAGTATTACCTTTACATTAGTAATGATTTATACCCAAAGGCATTCATGAAATAGAAATACTCCCCTCCCGACCATGAATCGAACCTGTATCAGTCTGTTCATAAAAATGTTATTCCTTTTTCCAGGAAGTTTGTCCAGGAATCCTAATACCTTTTGTCAAGGACAGCTCGTGTCCTTCCCTCAGTGGATCACCTGGGTGACTTTGTTACCCTTTCTAGATTGATAGTTTTATGTAAAAGAAGGGGTTTATAgaaggtaatatctctctctctctctctctctctctctctctctctctctctctctctctctctctctctctctctctctctctctctcactaaaggaaacaaatgaaaactAGGATAAAtcagaataatttattttataaattcctAATAAATAGAGACATTTATATCAGCAATTTCGTCGAAGTTATAAATTTATTCTTCAGCACTGATTCCATTTCGGGCTCTTCGCTCGTCCTCGAGTCTGGCGAactcgatctggtcgaggacgaactgtggGATGGGGTGGGGGAAGTGTGGGGCCACGGGCAGGAGGTCAGACTCGGGCTGGTATCCGAACTCGTTTGCCACGAACTTGAGGCTGACGAGGCTACCGTCGTCCTGACGTAGCTGGAAGGGAAGGGGTACCACAGGGTCAGTTAATAGGACCTGGATTGTTCAAGGATTGGGAGATGATGGATTATTTAGGGAGCAATAGGAACTACATTATCTAGGGATCTTCAGATCCTGAACTGTTTTGGAAACGTCAAGCTTTTCTAGATAGATTATCTTAGAATAGAtttaaatatctttaatattttagtCTACCTtaaggaattatctctctctctctctctctctctctctctctctctctctctctctctctctctctctctctctctctctctttctttccgaaATAAGAAagctaacaaagaaaacaaaaaaccaaaGAAAAGCCATCTAAGATCCCCGTACCTCCATGAGCCAATGACATTGGCGCCTCCGGACTCTCCCTGGGATCCCGAGATGTGAACCTCGATTCTGTTCTCGGTCTCGAAGTCGCTGTTGTGGTTTCCGAACTCGTCCGGTGTGTGTTGTTCGTTCTTGAGGATGGTGGCCAACCTCGGGTTGGTGAAGGGCATCTTGTCTGCCACGACTGAGGCTACGAACTTGAGAGGGACAGAAAGATGAGTTGGGTGAGACTCAGATGGAAGGGGTCTAATGTGGGAAGGAATATTGTGTTGGAAAGCTTCATTTGAATGTTTTTACTTACAATTTAATGTGTAGAGAGAATAAGTAAATAATCaattaaatacaattaaatttGAGTAGAATTGCTGACAAGTTTGCCTCATAGCATGAATACAAAACCAGAGAcctatttatgtaaaattaaatttaACAAATAATACACATATACCCATTGAGGGAAATTAAACACTAATGGGATTAGAAGAGAACACTATAAATTGAAAACTGTTTGCAAGTATCAAGTAATCACCAGCTTCATGTTTCCGGTAGGACTTAGAGGATTACTCTGATGCCCTTGGTTgtggattatagccaacagttcttgttgtgacgggccattcccttggtcggcccgtagagtCCTGTGGTCACTAGAGTCCTATTATATACCCACAGCATCCTTCTTGGCTCGCCCCCTTTCTATCTCTTTGGCAGACACGACCTCTTTTGAACGCTTTGTCCTCAAATTAATTCAAGGAAAAGGAATGAAGTTAGAGAGGAGATTTAGGTAGACCCTTTGGGAAATATGGTTGAGGAATTGGGAGCATCTTGGGAAATTGGGAAGAAATTGGTGAATAGAAGCTGAGATATGGGATAGGTAAATAGGAATTTCGAAAAATATGTGTAATAGAAACATAAGAGAATGGAGGGATTATACTGAGGGAAAAGTAAattggaaaattattttttattaagaatataTGAATGAAAGAATGGAGATAAAGCCGTGGGGATTTAAAAAGGGGAAGTGAAGCATATGGAacttaaaaaggaaaatgtaaacaaGTCGTCCCACTTTATACGATGAACAATTaacgaacccttcatttcatatcTAAATCCTTTTTCATTTTTCTACTAGAATTTTCTTATCGGCTGCTGGATTGCCAGTTCCATCGGCGTCTGAATGCTAGAATAACAATGATATTATGATAAGGTCAAACGTCTTTCTTTTCTGACCAAATTCAAACGTTCAAAAGAGAGATACAAATAAAActcgtttgtttacttttttgtttcCTCTGGAATTTAAGGTCAGCCAAAGGACCACCCTCTACCTCTGCCCCAAtcttcccttcccctcccctcttaACCCCCTCCcgttcaaggtcacagtcaaggtaGGTGGGTCGTTCTTGTTCGGAATTTGGGTCTTCCTAGATCTGGTTGATTGGAACATTTCTTGAAGACAGAGGGACGTTCTCAGATTTTTTTGAAGACAGAGGGACGTTCTCAGATTTCTTGAAGACAGAGGGACGTTCTCAGATTTTTTTGAAGACAGAGGGACGTTCTCAGATCTCTTGAAGGTAGAGGGACGTTCTCAGATACCTTGAACACAGAGGGACGTTCTCAGATTTCCTGAAGACAGAGACGTTTTCAGATTTCTTGAAGACAGAGGGAcgttttcagattttttttaagaCAGAGGGACGTTCTCAGATTTCTTAAAGACAGAGGGACGTTCTCAGATTTCTTGAAGACAGAGAGACGTTCTCAGATTTTTTTGAAGACAGAGGGACGTTCTCAGATTTCTTGAAGGCAGAGGGACGTTCTCAGATTCCTTGAAGACAGAGGGACGTTCTCAGATGTCTTGTAGACAGAGGGACGTTCTCAGATTTCTTGAAGACAGAGGGACGTTCTCAGATTTCTTGAAGTCAGAGGGACGTTCTCAGATTTCTTGAAGTCAGAGGGACGTTCTCAGACTTCTTGAAGACAGAGGGACATTCTCAGATTTTCAGGAAACAAGAGGAGAGATTTTTTATCTTGTATTGTTTATGGACATTgttttgtctgtatgtgtgtttgtttgtgaatgacgATTATAGAGAACtgttaaaaaaagtaaaaacaccCTAATTTATGGTGGGTTAATATGCCTGAATGTTTGTCACCTTTTACATGAATTCAAAATATGTTGATTGAAAAGGGTTTGGTCCTTTTGTTTGAAGAATAGATTGGATGACCCTTCACGACACATTAGCCAATTATTCAATTCTCTTGACAAGGTCATTTCAATAGGACTTACTGTAGGTGACCTTAAAGGTCATGGATTTTGCTCAACttcacgattgattgattgattgatgtgaaGTCTTCTACCATCTCAAGTTCTCGATGCTTATATAGATAAGCCCAGACACTTTTATATATCTTAGATCTCTCTGTGCCTTGAGAACATCTTCCTGACCTTCTACAATGCAACGCCGAAATTCTCTCTCTTTCCAGATCCTAGCAGTGACTGGAAAAGTTTGAAGGATTTCTCGTCAATTAACATTagtctttttcttccttttactcTTTGGTAATGATGGTCATGTTTTTATCTCGAAATTTCGCTTTCCTTTCTTAGGGTTATCTGTAATCTTATGTATATAATGTTCAATCCAATAACCACAATTTTCAGTATTTTTGTCTCagtctcattttccctttgtcaATTATGTCTCGTTTTATCAATTTAATCTATTTCATTTAATCAGTAACTTCTGCTCTTATTAGTTCAatctatttcattttatcagtaacTTCCGTTTTTATCTAAGTAATCTCTTTCTTCCTTTATcataattaactttatttttaatgtttttcctttcttgttgtatttgtatttttgacaACAATCTCAATCACcagattgagatttttttttacattttagagaCTTTGCCATGAAATAGATAATTTTGGTAGCATTCATTATCGGTCACCCATCCAAGGAGCCAACCTAACCAAATGTTGCTCAACATACAATCCATTAACGAAGATATTTCTGTTCTTAAAAACTGGAGAAGATTTCCTCCACGCCCACATCCCACACCTGTTACCCACAGtcttcactcccactcccacttccCACACATCTGATGCTAGAGAGGAGAAACATTTGCTAATCGTAGATCCTCTCATAGGGAAGGAAATGTTATGCTGTGAAGAAATGTCTTGTGACATATTTACACTTCTGCTTTGCAAGCaattgtattgataataataatattctttctgGGGAATCCATTTGAATTGGCAAAATATTTTTATGGGATGGTGGAAAACAATATTAAAGAAGGCTATCGTTTGatagtatatttacaaatatgtatcaTCGACA comes from Palaemon carinicauda isolate YSFRI2023 chromosome 19, ASM3689809v2, whole genome shotgun sequence and encodes:
- the LOC137659263 gene encoding cuticle protein AM1159-like produces the protein MLGVYNGTLVTTGHQSNPANPTGNMKLQRLIFLPPFDPFHLSLTHLSVSLKFVAALLVASIVADKVPFNNPRLATILKNEQHTPDEFGNHNSDFETENGIEVHISGSQGESGGANVIGSWSYVQDDGSLASLKFVADEFGYQPESDLLPVAPHFPHPIPQFVLDQIEFARLEDERRAREGVSAED